A portion of the Lolium rigidum isolate FL_2022 chromosome 1, APGP_CSIRO_Lrig_0.1, whole genome shotgun sequence genome contains these proteins:
- the LOC124682989 gene encoding protein NRT1/ PTR FAMILY 8.3-like: MEAADEERPLLHLLPHLQDGSSEYASDGSVDINKQPALKRNTGKWRACYMILGVEFCECVAFFAIAKNLVTYLTTVLHESKVTAARNVSAWVGASFLTPLIGAFLADTYLGRYWTIVVSLPVCTVGMLVLTVSASVPTSYYRVGVHHTVVYLGLYLAALGSGGIKPCAPAFGADQFDIGDPMELAKKGSFFNWYYFLINLCSLLSSTVLVWLQDNVGWGVSFAIPTVLMVLGLAVFVSGSRVYRFRKLGESPFISLCQVMVAAARQWRMELPDDNSLLYELTRSSPEAESSHKIQHTNQFRFLDKAAIVLPPSDKTCTVLPTCSWKLCTVTQVEELKILLRMFPIWASFVIFYAVSGQLTSTFIEQGMVMDKRVGPFAIPPASLSIFGVFSVLIWVPIYETVLVPLARRYTGNEKGFSQTQRLGIGFAMSMLTMVYSAMLEMKRLAIAQASSLEDQNVPVPMSILWQAPSYVLHGASEVFAGIGMTEFFYDRAPYSMKSLCAALAQLAIASGSYFNTLVFGIVAVATTRGGAPGWIPDNLNEGHLDYFFWMMAALSILNLAQFMHYSLRYREKTTS; encoded by the exons ATGGAAGCAGCAGATGAGGAGAGGCCTCTGCTTCATCTCCTACCCCATCTTCAG GATGGAAGTTCTGAATATGCCAGCGATGGATCAGTTGATATCAACAAACAGCCTGCTCTGAAGCGAAATACAGGCAAATGGAGGGCATGCTACATGATTTTAG GTGTTGAGTTCTGCGAATGTGTGGCCTTCTTTGCGATTGCAAAGAACTTGGTAACGTACCTCACCACTGTGCTCCACGAAAGCAAAGTCACTGCCGCACGGAATGTTTCTGCCTGGGTCGGTGCTAGCTTCCTCACGCCACTTATTGGAGCCTTCTTGGCTGACACTTATCTGGGAAGATACTGGACGATAGTTGTTTCCCTCCCAGTCTGCACCGTT GGAATGCTGGTTCTCACAGTTTCAGCATCAGTCCCAACATCTTACTACCGTGTTGGTGTTCATCATACCGTGGTCTACCTGGGACTCTATCTTGCTGCACTTGGGAGCGGTGGTATCAAGCCCTGTGCACCAGCTTTTGGGGCCGACCAGTTTGATATTGGGGACCCAATGGAACTAGCGAAGAAGGGTTCCTTCTTCAACTGGTACTACTTCTTGATAAACCTCTGCTCGCTTCTGTCAAGCACCGTGCTTGTCTGGTTGCAGGACAATGTTGGGTGGGGGGTCAGCTTTGCAATCCCAACGGTGCTCATGGTCTTGGGCCTCGCAGTATTTGTTAGCGGCTCGAGGGTGTACAGGTTTAGGAAACTGGGAGAAAGCCCATTTATAAGTCTCTGTCAGGTGATGGTTGCGGCTGCCCGGCAGTGGCGTATGGAATTGCCAGATGATAACTCGCTTTTGTATGAGCTGACCAGATCGTCACCAGAAGCTGAATCAAGCCATAAAATTCAGCATACAAATCAATTCAG ATTCCTTGACAAGGCTGCCATTGTCCTGCCCCCATCAGACAAAACATGCACAGTGTTGCCGACGTGTTCATGGAAGCTCTGCACTGTCACCCAAGTTGAGGAGCTGAAGATACTGCTACGGATGTTTCCCATATGGGCATCTTTCGTGATCTTCTATGCAGTATCTGGGCAGTTGACATCAACGTTTATCGAGCAGGGAATGGTCATGGACAAGCGTGTTGGCCCTTTTGCAATCCCACCTGCTTCCCTCTCTATCTTTGGAGTGTTCAGTGTCCTCATCTGGGTGCCCATCTACGAAACTGTGTTAGTGCCACTCGCACGGCGTTATACTGGCAATGAAAAAGGCTTCTCACAAACACAGCGCCTTGGAATTGGCTTTGCAATGTCAATGCTGACCATGGTCTACTCTGCAATGCTTGAGATGAAGAGGTTGGCGATCGCACAAGCCAGCAGCCTGGAAGATCAGAATGTTCCCGTGCCAATGAGCATTCTGTGGCAAGCACCATCATATGTACTGCATGGTGCAAGTGAGGTTTTCGCCGGAATTGGCATGACGGAGTTCTTTTATGATCGAGCCCCATATTCCATGAAGAGCCTCTGTGCAGCACTGGCGCAGCTTGCAATTGCCTCCGGATCTTACTTCAACACCCTCGTGTTTGGTATTGTCGCAGTCGCCACGACACGTGGTGGGGCGCCTGGGTGGATCCCAGACAACCTGAACGAAGGGCATTTGGACTACTTCTTCTGGATGATGGCAGCTCTTAGCATACTGAATCTGGCACAGTTTATGCACTACTCCTTGCGGTATAGAGAGAAGACAACTTCTTGA
- the LOC124654302 gene encoding malonyl-CoA:anthocyanidin 5-O-glucoside-6''-O-malonyltransferase-like gives MPSAKVVEVARVVVPATAALPPGESSSLLRLSALDAPWLLVPLIQRVLIYDGQLPPFASLVGSLRASLAATLARFPPLAGRIVFLPSTGDAAIDCSGSGSELDGGVRFLVAEMDEADAGKLAGDADHDVDTFQQLLPELTTSPLPVEVLAVQVTRLRGGVAVGVALHHAVVDGRALWMFLEAWAAACRGDAASVEPSFDRAAIALPDGEELTRSTLRKYMPNLPQVSPFPSGPIIPRRTFTIAEERIGRLKQRIGQFIRPTHESSAKASRPPSSFVAVTALAWVSYVQSKQHAAAISADQDVYLYFFFDIRGRRSIVPPVSESYFGTCVTGCLVKAKAGDLLAEDGIATAAAALQGEVRRAVEDPLANWDWIALAASTLSRDTALVSISGSTRFPAYEVADFGWGPLGRTELVTMNSAGQVVLVAAKGGGGGVQASVCMHPDHMEAFDKHFTYSFD, from the exons ATGCCATCTGCCAAGGTCGTCGAGGTCGCCCGCGTTGTCGTGCCAGCCACCGCCGCGCTGCCGCCTGGCGAGTCGTCGTCGCTCCTCAGGCTTTCCGCTCTGGACGCGCCGTGGCTCCTCGTCCCGCTCATCCAGCGCGTGCTCATCTATGACGGCCAGCTCCCTCCCTTCGCGTCGCTCGTCGGCTCCCTCCGCGCGTCCCTCGCGGCCACGCTCGCGCGGTTCCCCCCGCTCGCCGGGAGGATCGTCTTCCTGCCGTCCACCGGCGACGCCGCCATCGactgctccggctccggctcggagCTGGACGGCGGCGTACGGTTCCTGGTCGCGGAGATGGACGAAGCGGACGCGGGGAAACTCGCAGGCGACGCGGACCACGACGTGGACACGTTCCAGCAGCTCCTCCCGGAGCTCACGACGAGCCCGCTCCCCGTGGAGGTGCTGGCCGTGCAGGTCACGCGGCTGCGGGGAGGCGTAGCGGTCGGCGTGGCGCTGCACCACGCCGTGGTCGACGGGCGGGCGTTGTGGATGTTCCTTGAGGCGTGGGCGGCAGCCTGCCGCGGGGACGCTGCGTCCGTGGAGCCGTCGTTCGACCGCGCGGCCATCGCGCTGCCCGACGGCGAGGAGCTTACGAGGAGCACGCTGCGGAAGTACATGCCCAATCTGCCACAG GTATCGCCGTTCCCCTCCGGCCCCATCATCCCCCGCCGTACTTTCACCATCGCCGAGGAACGCATCGGCCGCCTGAAGCAGCGCATCGGCCAATTCATTCGCCCAACACACGAGTCATCGGCGAAGGCCTCGCGGCCGCCGTCCAGCTTCGTGGCCGTGACGGCGCTAGCCTGGGTGTCGTACGTCCAGTCCAAGCAGCACGCCGCCGCCATCTCCGCCGACCAGGACGTgtacctctacttcttcttcgacATCCGCGGCCGCCGCAGCATCGTCCCGCCGGTGAGCGAGAGCTACTTCGGGACGTGCGTTACCGGGTGCCTCGTCAAGGCCAAGGCGGGGGACCTCCTCGCCGAGGACGGGATCgccaccgcggcggcggcgttgcAGGGTGAGGTCCGGCGGGCGGTGGAGGACCCGCTGGCCAACTGGGACTGGATCGCCCTGGCGGCTTCGACATTGTCTCGGGACACCGCGCTGGTGAGCATCAGCGGTTCCACGCGGTTCCCGGCCTACGAGGTGGCCGACTTCGGATGGGGGCCGCTGGGCAGGACGGAGCTGGTCACCATGAACAGCGCCGGCCAGGTGGTGCTCGTCGCTGccaagggcggcggtggcggcgtacaGGCGTCCGTCTGCATGCACCCGGATCACATGGAGGCATTCGACAAGCACTTCACGTACTCCTTCGATTAA